One window from the genome of Amycolatopsis sp. NBC_01480 encodes:
- a CDS encoding DUF4191 domain-containing protein, which yields MAGKQDKEAAKLAKKEKRAASKARRGQLFEAFKMQRKEDPLLIPWMAGSIIVVAGVLFGVGFIFNIQWALLPLGIVLGILLAVIIFGRRVQRTVYSKADGQPGAAAWALENLRGRWKVTPTVAATTQLDAVHRVLGGPGVILVAEGASHRVKTLLAQEKKRVSRLVGDTPIYDMTIGHEENQVPLKKLQSHLMKLPRNLKPNQVDALEAKLAALGNRGAAMPKGPMPAGAKMRNVQRTIRRR from the coding sequence ATGGCGGGAAAGCAGGACAAGGAAGCGGCCAAGCTGGCCAAGAAGGAGAAGCGCGCGGCCAGCAAGGCCCGGCGCGGGCAGCTCTTCGAAGCGTTCAAGATGCAGCGCAAAGAGGATCCGCTGCTCATCCCCTGGATGGCTGGCTCGATCATCGTCGTCGCCGGCGTGCTGTTCGGGGTGGGCTTCATCTTCAACATCCAGTGGGCGCTGCTCCCGCTGGGCATCGTGCTGGGCATCCTGCTCGCCGTGATCATCTTCGGGCGCCGGGTGCAGCGCACGGTCTACTCGAAGGCCGACGGGCAGCCGGGCGCCGCGGCGTGGGCGCTGGAGAACCTCCGCGGCCGCTGGAAGGTGACGCCGACGGTGGCCGCCACCACGCAGCTCGACGCCGTGCACCGCGTGCTCGGCGGACCGGGCGTCATCCTCGTGGCCGAGGGCGCGTCGCACCGGGTCAAGACCCTGCTCGCGCAGGAGAAGAAGCGCGTGTCGCGGCTGGTCGGCGACACCCCGATCTACGACATGACCATCGGGCACGAAGAGAACCAGGTCCCGCTGAAGAAGCTTCAGAGCCACCTGATGAAGCTGCCCCGCAACCTCAAGCCGAATCAGGTGGATGCCCTCGAGGCGAAGCTCGCCGCCCTCGGCAACCGCGGCGCGGCCATGCCGAAGGGCCCGATGCCGGCCGGCGCGAAGATGCGGAACGTGCAGCGCACCATCCGCCGCCGCTGA
- a CDS encoding class I SAM-dependent methyltransferase: MESWLADTRTSYDTVASSYLEQLRGALANLPYLRAMLPLFAELVPDDGPVADVGCGPGLVTADLRALGVNAFGIDLSPAMIDIARREHPGVPFAVGSMTDLPLADASVSGLFAWWSLIHVPDEAVPAVLAHFHRALRPGAPVMIGFHVGDETTVKTQGYGGHPMNVHIHRRRPAQVSDLLRAAGFAIESEVVFNPDDRVPGALVFARRPAVLAPAG; the protein is encoded by the coding sequence ATGGAGAGCTGGCTGGCCGACACCCGGACGTCTTACGACACGGTCGCGTCCAGCTACCTCGAACAGCTGCGCGGCGCACTCGCGAACCTGCCGTACCTGCGGGCGATGCTCCCGCTGTTCGCCGAGCTGGTGCCGGACGACGGCCCGGTCGCGGACGTCGGCTGCGGTCCTGGCCTGGTCACCGCCGACCTGCGTGCCCTGGGCGTCAACGCCTTCGGGATCGACCTGTCGCCGGCGATGATCGACATCGCGCGGCGCGAACACCCGGGCGTGCCGTTCGCGGTGGGCTCGATGACGGACCTCCCGCTCGCCGACGCGTCGGTCTCGGGCCTGTTCGCCTGGTGGTCGCTGATCCACGTGCCCGACGAAGCGGTGCCGGCGGTGCTGGCGCACTTCCACCGCGCCCTGCGCCCCGGCGCCCCGGTGATGATCGGCTTCCACGTCGGCGACGAGACGACGGTGAAGACCCAGGGGTACGGCGGCCACCCGATGAACGTCCACATCCACCGCCGCCGTCCCGCCCAGGTCTCGGATTTGCTGCGTGCCGCGGGTTTCGCGATCGAATCCGAGGTCGTCTTCAACCCGGACGACCGCGTGCCCGGTGCGCTGGTCTTCGCTCGGCGGCCCGCAGTACTGGCGCCCGCCGGCTGA
- a CDS encoding bifunctional [glutamine synthetase] adenylyltransferase/[glutamine synthetase]-adenylyl-L-tyrosine phosphorylase translates to MAERARTAASAARYGFTDTRADGQLRAAGWWDAAGPVDGVADVLAALSRAADPDLALRGLDRIREADEDGWPELDQTLRDNRTFRGRLLAVLGTSTALSDFLAAHPGEWRCLVDNRCTVPDRFTERLLDRLRDEDGSYLTGFAAEQALRAAYRGLLLGIAAVDLGHLVEPGLDHPPFKDVASQLTVLAEAALTAGLAVAETEVGATTEGSLAVIAMGKTGGRELNYVSDVDVIFVGAGDLAVATRLASTMMRVVGNACFEVDAALRPEGKSGALVRTLEGHTAYYRKWAKTWEFQALLKARPVAGDAELGRQYAEMVAPMVWSAADRDNFVTEVQQMRRRVERHLPEEHRERELKLGRGGLRDVEFAVQLLQLVHGRIDPELHSPSTLEALGALGEGGYVGRKDAAEMADSYEFLRTIEHRLQLRQLRRTHLFPEFSDTDELRVLARACGIRAVRGRSQGETLLAEFRRHAQGVRRLHQKLFYRPLLQSVANVPTEALRLTTKQAASRLSALGYAAPEGALQHIKALTSGVSRRAAIQQALLPVLLDLLADTPDPDGGLLSYRKVSEALEDTPWYLRVLRDEGTVVERLAFLLGTSRLVPDLLVRAPEVLQLLGDPARLTGRDPADVAKSLRAAVRRQPGINAAVAAARSLRRHELLRVASADLLGLLEVPAVCAALSSVWVAVLQGALAAAYRQRQAELGQTPATVAVIAMGRLGGAELGYGSDADVLFVCEPADGVPDADAVRFASSVAETVRKMLGAPSSDPALVVDADLRPEGRSGPLVRTLESYRAYYARWGEAWEAQALLRARFVAGDDDLGERFIRMIDPFRYPEGGLDATNAREIRRIKARVETERMPRGADPTRHTKLGRGGLADVEWTVQLLQLQHAYEVPGLRTTSTLDGLTALAEAGLAPVESAESLREAWLLATRVRNAGMLVRGKAVDQVPSSGRDLAAVARVFGYSPDDDPGEFLDHYRRVTRRAHAVVEELFYDN, encoded by the coding sequence ATGGCAGAGCGCGCGCGGACGGCCGCATCGGCGGCCAGATACGGCTTCACCGACACCCGGGCCGACGGGCAGTTGCGTGCGGCGGGCTGGTGGGACGCGGCGGGACCGGTCGACGGCGTCGCCGACGTCCTGGCCGCGCTTTCGCGCGCCGCCGACCCTGATCTCGCGCTCCGCGGACTCGACCGCATCCGCGAAGCCGACGAGGACGGCTGGCCCGAACTCGACCAGACGCTGCGGGACAACCGCACGTTCCGCGGCCGGCTGCTCGCGGTCCTCGGCACGTCCACCGCGCTGTCCGACTTCCTCGCGGCTCACCCCGGGGAATGGCGCTGCCTCGTCGACAACCGCTGCACGGTGCCGGACCGGTTCACCGAGCGGCTGCTGGACCGGCTGCGTGACGAAGATGGTTCGTACCTCACCGGTTTCGCCGCCGAGCAGGCGTTGCGCGCGGCGTACCGCGGCTTGCTGCTGGGCATCGCCGCCGTCGACCTCGGGCACCTGGTGGAGCCCGGGCTCGACCACCCGCCGTTCAAGGACGTCGCCAGCCAGCTGACGGTGCTCGCCGAGGCCGCGCTGACCGCCGGCCTCGCGGTGGCTGAGACAGAGGTCGGCGCGACGACCGAGGGCTCGCTCGCGGTGATCGCGATGGGCAAGACCGGCGGCCGCGAGCTGAACTACGTCAGCGACGTCGACGTGATCTTCGTCGGCGCGGGCGACCTCGCCGTGGCGACCCGGCTGGCCAGCACGATGATGCGCGTGGTCGGCAACGCCTGCTTCGAGGTCGACGCCGCGCTGCGTCCCGAGGGCAAGAGCGGCGCGCTCGTCCGCACGCTCGAGGGGCACACCGCGTACTACCGGAAGTGGGCGAAGACGTGGGAGTTCCAAGCCCTGCTGAAGGCGCGCCCGGTGGCCGGCGACGCCGAGCTGGGCCGGCAGTACGCCGAGATGGTCGCGCCGATGGTCTGGTCGGCGGCCGACCGCGACAACTTCGTCACCGAGGTCCAGCAGATGCGCCGGCGCGTGGAGCGCCACCTGCCGGAGGAGCACCGTGAACGCGAGCTGAAGCTGGGCCGCGGCGGGCTGCGCGACGTCGAGTTCGCCGTGCAGCTGCTACAGCTCGTGCACGGCCGGATCGACCCCGAGCTGCACTCACCGTCCACTTTGGAGGCTCTGGGCGCGCTCGGCGAGGGCGGTTACGTCGGCCGCAAGGACGCCGCCGAGATGGCCGACTCGTACGAATTCCTGCGCACCATCGAGCATCGGCTGCAGCTGCGCCAGCTGCGGCGGACGCACTTGTTCCCGGAGTTCAGCGACACCGACGAGCTGCGGGTGCTCGCGCGCGCGTGTGGAATCCGCGCGGTGCGGGGACGCAGCCAGGGCGAGACGCTGCTGGCGGAATTCCGCCGGCATGCGCAGGGAGTCCGGCGCCTGCACCAGAAACTGTTCTACCGGCCGCTGCTCCAGTCCGTGGCGAACGTGCCGACGGAAGCACTGCGGCTGACCACGAAGCAGGCCGCCAGCCGGCTGTCCGCGCTCGGTTACGCGGCGCCGGAAGGCGCGTTGCAGCACATCAAGGCTCTGACGTCCGGCGTCTCGCGGCGCGCGGCCATCCAGCAGGCGCTGCTGCCGGTGCTGCTCGACCTGCTGGCCGACACCCCGGATCCGGACGGCGGGCTGCTGTCGTACCGCAAGGTGTCGGAGGCGCTGGAGGACACGCCGTGGTACCTGCGGGTGCTGCGGGACGAGGGCACCGTGGTCGAGCGGCTGGCGTTCCTGCTCGGCACGTCGCGGCTGGTGCCGGACCTGCTGGTGCGGGCCCCGGAGGTGCTGCAGCTGCTCGGCGACCCGGCGCGGCTGACCGGCCGCGACCCCGCGGACGTCGCGAAGTCGCTGCGCGCGGCCGTCCGGCGCCAGCCCGGCATCAACGCGGCGGTGGCGGCGGCGCGTTCACTGCGCCGGCACGAGTTGCTGCGCGTGGCCAGCGCGGATCTGTTGGGGCTGCTGGAAGTTCCGGCGGTGTGCGCGGCGCTGTCGAGTGTGTGGGTCGCCGTGCTCCAGGGCGCGCTGGCCGCGGCGTACCGGCAGCGGCAGGCGGAATTGGGGCAGACGCCGGCGACCGTCGCGGTCATCGCGATGGGCCGTCTTGGCGGGGCGGAGCTGGGATACGGCTCGGACGCCGACGTTCTGTTCGTTTGTGAGCCCGCGGACGGCGTTCCGGACGCTGATGCCGTCCGTTTCGCGTCTTCGGTGGCCGAGACCGTGCGGAAGATGCTGGGCGCGCCGAGTTCGGACCCGGCGCTGGTCGTGGACGCGGACCTGCGGCCGGAAGGACGCAGCGGCCCGCTGGTCCGCACGCTCGAGTCTTACCGCGCCTACTACGCGCGCTGGGGCGAGGCGTGGGAGGCGCAAGCGTTGCTGCGCGCGCGTTTCGTGGCCGGCGACGACGACCTCGGCGAGCGGTTCATCCGGATGATCGACCCGTTCCGCTACCCCGAGGGCGGGCTGGACGCGACCAACGCCCGGGAGATCCGGCGGATCAAGGCGCGGGTGGAGACCGAGCGGATGCCGCGCGGCGCCGACCCGACGCGGCACACGAAGCTCGGCCGCGGAGGGCTCGCCGACGTCGAATGGACCGTCCAGCTGTTGCAGCTTCAGCACGCATACGAGGTCCCTGGCCTGCGGACGACGTCCACCCTCGACGGCCTCACGGCGCTGGCCGAAGCGGGACTGGCGCCGGTCGAGTCGGCCGAGTCACTGCGGGAAGCGTGGCTGCTGGCCACGCGCGTGCGCAACGCCGGGATGCTGGTGCGCGGCAAGGCCGTGGACCAGGTCCCCAGCTCGGGCCGCGACCTGGCCGCCGTGGCGCGGGTGTTCGGCTACTCCCCGGACGACGACCCCGGCGAGTTCCTCGACCACTACCGCCGGGTGACGCGGCGCGCGCACGCCGTGGTCGAGGAACTGTTCTACGACAACTAG
- the glnA gene encoding type I glutamate--ammonia ligase, protein MPTTPDDIQRLIADENVEVVDVRFCDLPGVMQHFTVPAKAFTEEAYEEGLAFDGSSVRGFQSIHESDMLLLPDPETARIDPFRKAKTLSLNFFVHDPFTREAYSRDPRNIARKAEQYISEYGVADNVFFGPEAEFYIFDSVRFDSAEHASFHEIDSVEGWWNTGADEIGGNQGYKTKFKGGYFPVPPVDHFADLRDDIVRNLEGSGFEIERAHHEVGTAGQTEINYKFNTLLHAADDLQLFKYIVKNTVFAQGKTATFMPKPLAGDNGSGMHCHQSLWKDGQPLFHDESGYAGLSDTARHYIGGLLRHAPSLLAFTNPTVNSYHRLVPGFEAPVSLVYSQRNRSACVRIPITGNNPKAKRAEFRCPDSSGNPYLAFSAMMMAGLDGIKNKIEPPEPIDKDLYELPPEEAKNVKLVPGDLGTVLETLEADHDYLLEGGVFTPDVIDTWVSYKRENEIDPLRLRPHPYEFSLYYDV, encoded by the coding sequence GTGCCCACTACTCCAGACGATATCCAACGCCTCATCGCCGACGAGAACGTAGAGGTCGTCGACGTCAGGTTCTGTGACCTGCCGGGCGTGATGCAGCACTTCACGGTCCCCGCGAAGGCCTTCACGGAGGAGGCCTACGAAGAGGGCCTCGCGTTCGACGGCTCCTCGGTGCGTGGCTTCCAGTCGATCCACGAGTCCGACATGCTGCTCCTGCCCGACCCCGAGACGGCTCGCATCGACCCGTTCCGCAAGGCGAAGACGCTGTCGCTGAACTTCTTCGTGCACGACCCCTTCACGCGTGAGGCCTACAGCCGCGACCCGCGCAACATCGCGCGCAAGGCCGAGCAGTACATCTCCGAGTACGGCGTTGCCGACAACGTCTTCTTCGGCCCCGAAGCCGAGTTCTACATCTTCGACTCCGTGCGCTTCGACTCGGCCGAGCACGCCTCGTTCCACGAGATCGACTCCGTCGAGGGCTGGTGGAACACCGGCGCCGACGAAATCGGCGGCAACCAGGGTTACAAGACGAAGTTCAAGGGCGGTTACTTCCCCGTCCCGCCGGTCGACCACTTCGCCGACCTGCGCGACGACATCGTCCGCAACCTCGAGGGCTCCGGCTTCGAGATCGAGCGCGCGCACCACGAGGTGGGCACCGCCGGCCAGACCGAGATCAACTACAAGTTCAACACGCTGCTGCACGCGGCGGACGACCTGCAGTTGTTCAAGTACATCGTGAAGAACACCGTCTTCGCCCAGGGCAAGACGGCCACCTTCATGCCGAAGCCGCTCGCCGGCGACAACGGCTCGGGCATGCACTGCCACCAGTCGCTGTGGAAGGACGGCCAGCCGCTGTTCCACGACGAGTCCGGCTACGCGGGCCTGTCCGACACGGCGCGGCACTACATCGGCGGCCTGCTCCGGCACGCCCCGAGCCTGCTGGCCTTCACCAACCCGACGGTGAACTCGTACCACCGCCTGGTGCCGGGCTTCGAGGCGCCGGTTTCGCTGGTGTACTCGCAGCGCAACCGCTCCGCGTGCGTCCGCATCCCGATCACGGGCAACAACCCGAAGGCCAAGCGCGCCGAGTTCCGCTGCCCGGACTCGTCCGGCAACCCGTACCTGGCGTTCTCGGCGATGATGATGGCCGGCCTCGACGGCATCAAGAACAAGATCGAGCCGCCGGAGCCCATCGACAAGGACCTCTACGAGCTGCCGCCCGAGGAGGCCAAGAACGTCAAGCTGGTCCCCGGCGATCTGGGCACGGTGCTCGAGACCCTCGAAGCCGACCATGACTACCTGCTCGAGGGCGGTGTCTTCACGCCCGACGTGATCGACACCTGGGTCTCCTACAAGCGCGAGAACGAGATCGACCCGCTGCGGCTGCGCCCGCACCCGTACGAGTTCTCGCTGTACTACGACGTGTGA
- a CDS encoding RDD family protein, with the protein MARWTGEWLPGAGDGPATTDQQAPRWRGERLGLPESGVGSAAGGGSRLLALIVDLVLAALVTAIFVRYDLQDAAAMQTFNLWAGVVWAAISTVSAAFFGFTPAMGLFGIRVARLDGASMVGPWRAAVRMVLTVVLIPAAVRNIDGRSWLDRLTGTVVVRMR; encoded by the coding sequence GTGGCTAGATGGACGGGTGAATGGCTGCCGGGCGCAGGCGACGGCCCCGCGACCACTGATCAACAGGCACCGCGCTGGCGCGGCGAGCGGCTCGGCCTGCCCGAGTCCGGCGTCGGCTCCGCGGCGGGCGGCGGCTCGCGGTTGCTGGCCCTGATCGTCGACCTCGTCCTCGCGGCACTGGTCACGGCCATCTTCGTGCGCTACGACCTGCAGGACGCGGCCGCGATGCAGACGTTCAACCTGTGGGCCGGCGTCGTCTGGGCGGCCATCTCCACGGTGTCGGCCGCGTTCTTCGGCTTCACCCCCGCGATGGGCCTGTTCGGCATCCGCGTGGCGCGCCTCGACGGCGCGTCCATGGTCGGCCCGTGGCGCGCGGCGGTGCGCATGGTGCTCACAGTGGTGCTCATCCCGGCGGCGGTGCGCAACATCGACGGCCGCAGCTGGCTCGACCGGCTCACCGGCACCGTCGTGGTCCGGATGCGCTGA
- a CDS encoding inorganic phosphate transporter yields MDPSLLVVVVVVTALVFDFTNGFHDTANSMATSIATGALKPRVAVAISAVLNLAGAFLSVEVAKTISSGLVDDTKIGPEIVFGGLIGAIAWNLFTWYVGLPSSSSHALFGGLIGATWVSAGADSVHFAKIVDKVLVPAAASPVIAGLVAAGATYLVYRLFVRRRGGRGFRVGQIVSASLVSLAHGTNDAQKTMGVITLTLVTAGSLPAGSAPPVWVIVSAASALALGTYLGGWRITHTLGKGLTDIEGPQGFAAQTSSAAVILLSSHFGFPLSTTHVCSGGIVGSGVGRREAPVRWRMAGRMVVAWLFTLPAAAVVGAAAGKLASLGTAGTLGVGVAGIAFGAGIYLLSRRKPVTAHSFTVPEPSAPGTEPDRLAA; encoded by the coding sequence GTGGACCCCTCGTTGCTGGTTGTCGTCGTGGTTGTCACGGCGCTGGTTTTCGATTTCACGAACGGCTTCCACGACACAGCGAACTCGATGGCCACGTCCATCGCCACGGGGGCGCTCAAACCCAGAGTGGCCGTGGCGATCTCGGCGGTGCTGAACCTGGCCGGCGCGTTCCTGTCGGTCGAGGTGGCGAAGACGATCTCCAGCGGGCTGGTGGACGACACCAAGATCGGCCCCGAGATCGTCTTCGGCGGCCTGATCGGCGCGATCGCGTGGAACCTGTTCACCTGGTACGTCGGGCTTCCGTCCAGTTCGTCGCACGCGCTGTTCGGCGGCCTGATCGGCGCCACCTGGGTTTCGGCGGGCGCCGACTCCGTCCACTTCGCCAAGATCGTGGACAAGGTGCTGGTGCCCGCGGCCGCGTCGCCGGTGATCGCCGGGCTGGTGGCCGCCGGTGCGACCTACCTCGTCTACCGGCTGTTCGTGCGACGGCGCGGCGGTCGCGGCTTCCGCGTGGGCCAGATCGTCTCGGCGTCGCTGGTCTCGCTGGCGCACGGCACGAACGACGCGCAGAAGACCATGGGCGTGATCACGCTGACGCTGGTGACCGCGGGCAGCCTCCCGGCGGGCTCGGCGCCGCCGGTGTGGGTGATCGTCAGCGCCGCGTCCGCGCTCGCGCTCGGCACGTACCTCGGCGGCTGGCGGATCACGCACACCCTCGGCAAGGGCCTGACCGACATCGAAGGCCCGCAGGGCTTCGCGGCGCAGACGAGCAGCGCCGCGGTGATCCTGCTGTCCTCGCACTTCGGCTTCCCGCTGTCGACCACACACGTGTGCTCCGGCGGGATCGTCGGCTCGGGCGTCGGCCGGCGCGAGGCCCCGGTGCGCTGGCGGATGGCGGGCCGGATGGTCGTCGCCTGGCTCTTCACGCTGCCCGCTGCGGCTGTCGTCGGCGCGGCGGCCGGGAAGCTCGCATCCCTCGGCACGGCGGGGACGCTCGGCGTCGGCGTGGCGGGCATCGCCTTCGGCGCCGGCATCTACCTGCTTTCGCGGCGCAAGCCCGTCACAGCGCACAGCTTCACGGTTCCGGAGCCGTCCGCGCCCGGCACCGAGCCGGACCGCCTCGCTGCCTGA
- a CDS encoding type 1 glutamine amidotransferase, with product MTRLLIIQPDVSDPLSRLGDWLTEAGAELDVRLPPGQELPASLDGYAGVVCLGGGMGALDDADHPWLADVRKLLSAAAAASLPTLGICLGAQLLAAATGGQVVVGEDGPEVGPGLVSKKDAAWTDPLFADLPLMPDVMQFHNDVIKRLPAGAELLASAPRYQNQAFRLNRCVYGVQFHIETTPDVVLAWAEAEPEMAELTRPGALEPEKLTTVHADIEETWRPFASRFVQLAAGELDAAAESQHRLPMA from the coding sequence GTGACTCGTCTGCTGATCATTCAACCTGACGTCAGCGATCCGCTCAGCCGGCTCGGCGACTGGCTCACCGAGGCCGGGGCCGAGCTGGACGTTCGACTGCCGCCGGGGCAGGAGCTACCCGCCAGCCTTGACGGCTACGCGGGCGTCGTCTGCCTCGGGGGTGGTATGGGCGCGCTCGACGACGCGGACCATCCCTGGCTTGCCGACGTGCGGAAGCTCCTCAGCGCCGCCGCGGCGGCCTCGCTGCCGACGCTCGGGATCTGCCTCGGCGCGCAGCTGCTCGCGGCGGCCACCGGGGGACAGGTCGTCGTCGGTGAAGATGGGCCGGAGGTCGGGCCCGGGCTTGTGTCCAAGAAGGACGCCGCCTGGACCGATCCGCTGTTCGCCGACCTCCCGCTGATGCCCGACGTCATGCAGTTCCACAACGACGTGATCAAGCGCCTGCCGGCGGGCGCGGAGCTGCTCGCGTCGGCGCCGCGTTACCAGAATCAGGCGTTCCGGCTGAACCGGTGCGTCTACGGGGTCCAGTTCCACATCGAGACCACGCCGGACGTCGTGCTCGCGTGGGCCGAGGCGGAGCCGGAGATGGCTGAACTCACCCGTCCGGGCGCACTGGAGCCGGAGAAGCTGACCACCGTGCACGCGGACATCGAGGAGACCTGGCGGCCGTTCGCGTCCCGGTTCGTCCAGTTGGCCGCGGGAGAGCTGGACGCCGCGGCGGAGAGTCAACACCGGTTGCCGATGGCTTGA
- a CDS encoding acyl-CoA thioesterase, with the protein MTDREPFRTRLKVRQYELDALGHVNQAVYHSYAEVSRLEAFEAAGNTKVGEDNTAPVLLESHIVYRSELRGGDVVDVTCDTTFGEGKVFWMTSRILKLDGTLSAEVKCTLGVMDLERRKLVADPRGLFERAGLDLKVLSTAE; encoded by the coding sequence GTGACTGATCGCGAACCATTCCGGACCCGGCTCAAGGTGCGGCAGTACGAGCTCGACGCGCTGGGGCATGTGAACCAGGCCGTTTACCACTCGTACGCCGAGGTCTCGCGGCTCGAGGCTTTCGAGGCAGCGGGCAACACGAAGGTGGGCGAGGACAACACGGCCCCGGTCCTGCTCGAATCCCACATCGTCTACCGGAGCGAACTCCGCGGCGGCGACGTCGTCGACGTCACCTGCGACACCACTTTCGGCGAGGGCAAAGTCTTCTGGATGACCTCGCGCATCCTCAAGCTGGACGGCACGCTGTCGGCCGAGGTCAAGTGCACGCTGGGCGTGATGGACCTCGAGCGGCGCAAGCTCGTGGCCGACCCGCGGGGGCTTTTCGAGCGCGCCGGGCTGGACCTGAAGGTGCTCTCGACCGCGGAGTGA